Below is a genomic region from Citrobacter tructae.
GATATCATCCAGACTGTCAATTTTAGGTTTGAACAGCTCTGCAAGTGCGTCGCCATAGCCTAACACCATGGCCACTTTTACCAGATTCTCAAATCCTACGTTCTTACCGGCTTCCAGATTCGAGACCGTGTTGACCCCAATTCCCGAACGGGCGGCCACATCGGCTTGCGTCATCTGCTTTGCCAACCGCTCTTTGCGTAACCGATCGCAAAGCAGTTTGACAATATCGGCGGGGGTTTGAAGGGATAAATCCATAATATTGGGCCTTATCTGTGAAAAATGACCTTTACACCCAATATTATAGAGTTAAACGAAGGAGGATACAAAATTACGTAAGACACAAAAAAAGAGAGTTAACGCCGTTAAACCAATATAAGAGGCGTTATATTGGATTTATAGTGAAGGAAAATAAGGGGCATTAGTCTATACAGATACACACCAGATGACCGCGCTGAAGTTGGATTGCCCCCTGCCGTTTTAGTCTGGCAAGTGAATCCATAATGGTACTGCGCGAAAGTCCGGTTCGCTCTCTGATGTATTGTGCTGCAGAGATTCTTTTTCTAATCTCTTCAGGCTCTTGTTGCAGCAGTTCGAGGTGTCCCCAGACCATATCCGTTGCGCTCCGACTGGTGATGAGGCGATCGCGTTGGCTCATCACCTGGATGATATAGGCTTCGACTATCGCGACCGATTCCCATAACTGATCGCGATTAACGACCGTCATAAAATCTGTTTTCTTGACCACATGTGTCGTACAAGGACTGATGGCCTCAATATCATAAAAATTATGCCCGGTGGGGAGAAAAAATTCGGCCATCCCCAACATTATCGGTGCCTGCTGGCTTGCCAGAACAAGCCCGTCAATGCGCCGCCTGATCACAATCCTTCCTTCGGTCAGCAGCCAGATCCCGTTCTCTCCCTGAGAGTCCATGATAAAAGACCCACTGCGATATAAGGATTGAGGTTCGGAAAGGGGTAATAATGCTTTGAAAAGCCTGGCGATATTTATCGACAGAAGTTCTGCGCAGCTACCCGATTGTTCAGGAGGATTTGTCATAGCACACTCAAAATATTGATTTTGTCTTTCCTCAATCATTATCCGTATTAGGAAAAAAATCAAATGAGGAAAATCCATTTTTGGATTGACTTATATTTGAAGTGTTTTAGAAAGTCCTGTTTTATATTTTTAACATATTAAAATTATTTGCCATTAAAAATATGGTGA
It encodes:
- a CDS encoding helix-turn-helix domain-containing protein, whose protein sequence is MDLSLQTPADIVKLLCDRLRKERLAKQMTQADVAARSGIGVNTVSNLEAGKNVGFENLVKVAMVLGYGDALAELFKPKIDSLDDILRYEKSAARQRVKRKNADA
- a CDS encoding helix-turn-helix domain-containing protein: MDFPHLIFFLIRIMIEERQNQYFECAMTNPPEQSGSCAELLSINIARLFKALLPLSEPQSLYRSGSFIMDSQGENGIWLLTEGRIVIRRRIDGLVLASQQAPIMLGMAEFFLPTGHNFYDIEAISPCTTHVVKKTDFMTVVNRDQLWESVAIVEAYIIQVMSQRDRLITSRSATDMVWGHLELLQQEPEEIRKRISAAQYIRERTGLSRSTIMDSLARLKRQGAIQLQRGHLVCICID